CGCAACAACGCCTTGTCTACCTTTGAAATGCGGTTTAAGGTCCAGCTTTTCACCGCACCTGAAAGAATACCGTCAATTTCCTCTTTTTTTGCAAGCACGCCGTTTACCACGTCTGCAATATATTCCTTATCACCTTTTGTATAATTGTATTCCGCAAAGAAATCTTCCATTGCTTTTCCCGGTTCGTTGCTGTTAATATCCAGCTGATAAAGCATTTTAAACGCACCGTCTCTTGCTTCCTTACGACCCATAATTTCCTCCTAATTCTCTTCCAGTAATTTATGCTTCATATTCCAAAGCTTTTGGCTTAAATCCACATAGTATTTGTGGGGATTTTCAAACCGCATCACTTCATCCCAAAGGCTATCCACCTGCTGTTTGCAGTATGTGCGGATTTCCTGCAGAGAATATTCCGGGTACACGCAGTCCCCTTTATCAAACGCCTGCACCAAAAGCTTGCGGGCTGTAAAATCCGTTAAGGTTTTCTTTTTCCATGTGTACTCAGGATCAAAAATGGTATAGGGCTTGGTGTCATCAATCTGCTCACCAAACAAGGTTACCACATCCGCAATCGCCTTGCCCGAATCCTTTTCGTACAGTCTGTATAGCGTTTTAAAGCCCGGAGTTGTGATTTTTGCCACATTTTCACTCTTTTTGATTTTTGGAATTTCCACGCCGTCCTTTTCTACAGACACCAGCTTATACACGCCTCCGAAAACCGGCTCGGATTTTGAGGTGATTAGCCGTTCGCCTACACCGAACGCATCAATTTTCGCCCCCTGACGTAATGTTCCGCGGATGATATGCTCATCCAGGGAATTGGATGCCATGATTGTGCAGTCTGAAAAACCTGCCTCGTCCAGCATCACTCTTGCCTTTTTGGAAAGATACGTAATATCACCGCTGTCAATACGAATACCTTTTGGTCTTGCACCCAAAGGCTCTAACACTTCTTTAAACACTTTAATGGCATTGGGAACACCTGATTTTAAAACATTAAAGGTGTCTACCAGCAACACACAGCTATGCGGATACAGCGAAGCATATGCCTTAAAAGCTTCGTACTCACTGTCAAACGCCTGAATCCAGCTGTGTGCCATAGTTCCTACTGCCGGAATGCCGTATAATTGTTCCGCCACCGTACATGCCGTACCGTCGCAACCGCCAATATATGCCGCTCTGGCACCAAGCACCGCCGCGTCGGGACCTTGGGCGCGTCTGGAACCGAACTCCACAACACGTTTTCCCTCTGCTGCCCTTACGATACGGTTGGTCTTGGTTGCAATCAGGCTCTGATGATTAACGGTCAACAAAATCATAGTTTCCACAAACTGCGCCTGAATCATAGGACCGCGTACAATCACAATAGGCTCCTGCGGAAAAATCGGCGTCCCTTCCGGCACAACCCATACATCACAGGAAAACTTAAAATTCTTTAAATACTGCAAAAATCTTTCTGAAAAGATTTTTTTACTCCGCAAAAATTCTATATCCGCATCAGTAAAATGCAATTCTTTAATATAATCACAAAGCTGTTGCACGCCTGCCATGATTGCAAAGCCGCCATCATCGGGAATTTTGCGGAAAAACATATCAAAACAACCAATACGACTGTCCATACCATACTCAAAATAGCCGTTTGTCATGGTCAATTCGTAAAAGTCTGTCAACATGGTCAGATTTATTTTAGAATCAATCATTTAAAATTCCTTTCTGCCTCAACAACAAAAAAGGCGAGATTTCCTCGCCCTTTTTCACTGTTTTTTATTATTGTCTACTTTGTTTACGCGTAAAAAATACACAATAAGCTCGTAAATATACAGCAAGGCAAGCACTACCCCTATAATCATAATACGATGCGACATGTTGTTAATGCTTGCAGGAAATTGTCCGTTTAATCTCAAAAACAAACCGGAAAGTGCAATTACAGCAAACATCACCGGATAGTACCATGTAAGCTTTTTACGCAGAATGAGTCGGACTGCAATGAATGCAACAAAACCAACTATGCCACCCCAGAACAT
This DNA window, taken from Clostridia bacterium, encodes the following:
- the nusB gene encoding transcription antitermination factor NusB, whose translation is MGRKEARDGAFKMLYQLDINSNEPGKAMEDFFAEYNYTKGDKEYIADVVNGVLAKKEEIDGILSGAVKSWTLNRISKVDKALLRLAVYEIYFREDIPDSISIFEAVELAKIYDSPKAGGFVNGLLRGVLRKKEEEAKSE
- a CDS encoding nicotinate phosphoribosyltransferase; amino-acid sequence: MIDSKINLTMLTDFYELTMTNGYFEYGMDSRIGCFDMFFRKIPDDGGFAIMAGVQQLCDYIKELHFTDADIEFLRSKKIFSERFLQYLKNFKFSCDVWVVPEGTPIFPQEPIVIVRGPMIQAQFVETMILLTVNHQSLIATKTNRIVRAAEGKRVVEFGSRRAQGPDAAVLGARAAYIGGCDGTACTVAEQLYGIPAVGTMAHSWIQAFDSEYEAFKAYASLYPHSCVLLVDTFNVLKSGVPNAIKVFKEVLEPLGARPKGIRIDSGDITYLSKKARVMLDEAGFSDCTIMASNSLDEHIIRGTLRQGAKIDAFGVGERLITSKSEPVFGGVYKLVSVEKDGVEIPKIKKSENVAKITTPGFKTLYRLYEKDSGKAIADVVTLFGEQIDDTKPYTIFDPEYTWKKKTLTDFTARKLLVQAFDKGDCVYPEYSLQEIRTYCKQQVDSLWDEVMRFENPHKYYVDLSQKLWNMKHKLLEEN